A single window of Haliotis asinina isolate JCU_RB_2024 chromosome 5, JCU_Hal_asi_v2, whole genome shotgun sequence DNA harbors:
- the LOC137283849 gene encoding putative nuclease HARBI1 → MASARLLLQELFDDTSSDDSSDESDDEFQSILTLLAGSYDRPRVENYVQGVVPLYSLDTFKTFFRMSRKTFEELLQIMTTCPGVQMRNPSAGRPQIPIETDLLMHLWYMGSQECVRSMADRFDVSESTFVVHNRAMLDVLVNHVMPKIIRWPDHTEYDTVAEAFARKKGFPGVIGALDGTHIRIKAPHDHETDYINRKRYHSIILQAVCCEDMRYTDVYTGWPGRVHDARVLRNSPLWETGPRLCRQHLVLADGAYPCRRWLLTPFRDNGNLNRLQTKFNKCLSGTRVTIENSFGILKGRFRRLQFVDMADINYICKAIMSACVLHNICAIGGDELAEVFEDDVPPADNRNPNLQENDAEGPLRRMQLMHHLANVWTIYFFHKML, encoded by the exons ATGGCGTCTGCGAGATTGCTTCTGCAAGAACTTTTTGACGATACCTCTTCCGACGACAGTTCTGATGAATCAGATGATGAATTTCAATCCATACTGACATTATTGGC AGGGAGCTATGATCGTCCCCGTGTGGAAAATTATGTGCAAGGTGTCGTACCTTTGTATTCTTTGGAtacattcaaaacattcttCAGAATGTCACGGAAAACATTTGAGGAACTGTTACAAATTATGACAACCTGCCCAGGTGTACAGATGAGGAATCCATCAGCTGGAAGACCCCAGATTCCCATCGAAACTGACCTTCTCATGCACCTATGGTACATGGGGTCGCAGGAATGTGTTCGTTCTATGGCCGATAGATTCGATGTATCAGAATCAACATTTGTGGTTCATAATAGAGCAATGTTAGATGTACTTGTGAATCATGTCATGCCCAAGATAATCAGGTGGCCAGACCATACAGAGTATGACACAGTGGCAGAAGCTTTTGCCAGGAAAAAGGGCTTTCCTGGTGTTATAGGTGCTCTTGACGGCACACATATCAGAATTAAGGCACCTCACGATCATGAGACTGATTACATCAACCGCAAGAGGTACCATTCAATCATTCTGCAGGCTGTATGTTGTGAAGACATGCGGTATACAGATGTGTACACAGGATGGCCAGGCAGGGTGCACGATGCCAGAGTTTTGCGTAACTCGCCATTGTGGGAGACAGGACCCCGGCTTTGCCGTCAGCATCTTGTACTTGCTGATGGAGCATATCCATGTAGGAGATGGCTTCTCACACCGTTCCGCGACAATGGGAATCTTAACAGGCTTCAGACAAAATTCAACAAATGCCTGTCGGGGACTCGAGTAACAATCGAGAACTCATTTGGAATTTTGAAAGGTCGATTCAGACGTCTACAGTTTGTAGATATGGCAGACATAAATTACATTTGCAAAGCCATCATGAGTGCGTGTGTACTTCACAATATTTGTGCAATAGGTGGGGATGAACTGGCAGAAGTGTTTGAGGATGATGTACCTCCAGCTGACAACAGAAACCCTAACTTGCAGGAGAATGATGCTGAAGGCCCTCTTCGCAGGATGCAATTGATGCACCATTTGGCAAATGTATGGAcaatatatttctttcacaaaatGCTGTGA